The Primulina eburnea isolate SZY01 chromosome 18, ASM2296580v1, whole genome shotgun sequence genome segment gactagatacatgttttgatgtttgtgtatgcttttatatatgctttatatgattgcatttaatacattgtttatactgggatatttatatctcaccggagttatccggctgttgtcttgtttgtatgtgtgcatggcaacaggtgggacaggttcagggtcacagaggtgaagacagatcgagattagagtggtgataccggacttggattagagctagggtttgaacacttgatagtagttgtttaacctgagatgtaaattattgtgtgatgtttgagatttatacttttatactaatatgtataggagtttgattccattaccttccgcatttttaaaaaaaaaaaatttagaccctaattattataattgatttagtcccaataacgattaagaacatgattagcgtccgggtccccacacaaaagAAGATTGAAATCATCATAAAGCTCTCGAAAATTTTATCAACTATCAACtaaaaattatagaaaataatACTCTCTGCAAATTTAATGAATTTTAGCCTAATTATGTCACATGTTTCCATTACATATTTTTTGTCTCCTTCAAGTTTTAGCATATTCCTCACTCTTTCTAGATGTAAAAACTCATTCTGATTCATATGCATAATTAAATTAGATATTGTTCATAGATTTCTTATGCAAATTTCATTAGATTCCTTGTTCAAATCTTATCTTTGTGGCTTACCAAAGATTTAAAACTAACAACCGAAATCGGGATTTTCGCAATGCTTGATCGTACAAGTGAGATATTCAAAACTTTGGCATGATTTTGTGTCTGGAACGCCcgaaaaattcaaagcaaacaaATACATTTAAGcgtttatatttgttatatcatttcatttaatttcggttataattttgagttttgtgttattttatatatttagttatCATTATTCTTATTCatagtaaataaaatatatgtttttatataattttatattttcaaacTTTTTAAAAGAGTGTTTTCGTGAATTTTGGTATATTGATTATTCGtaaattgttgttgttattattgttattattatattaattaaaatttcaatataaatatttttaatagttttaaaaataattaaaaaaatttaaacgaaatttatttatttaataaataacaaaaaaatgacattttaataaatattttatttatttaaaatttgataaataaaataatatatgatttttagatattttttttattaataatatttttactcaattaaaataaagaaatgaatataaaatatttctcaattgatataaaaaaaaagttttataCTATATCAATAATACTTACTAATTTTAATAAACACTTGACCTAATAAGTAATCTACATACGTGGCCCTATAGACCTTCACACAAgcataatgaaaatgaaaattcataaaataaactttaaaaaaatttaattttcaagaGGTTAATGTTTGCATGGGTACGTAGCCTTTCCACGCGTCTTGAAAATCACACACTTGGCATCTTCCTTAATCCTTCCCTTCCCCgatctctatatatatacaacCATCTGCCACTCTGTGATAGCTCAATCAAGCATATATCTTGCAACTTGTGAATTCATTACTCGAAAAGCACGTTTCGTATTATTAGCATTCTTGAAACTTTTTGTTTGCAGAAGAAAACTTGCGATTGAAAATGGCGTCCAACGATCAGATCAGCTACAAAGCCGGTGAGACCAAGGGCCATGCTCAGGTACTCTCTCGTTATTGATCATTTCATTATTCTGGTTTGTGGAGACAATGAATTTTTAGGTTCAGTTGAATGTGGTATGATTAATTTTGGGTGGTGATTAATTGTCTTTACCATTACAGGAGAAGATTGGACATGGAGTCGACGCTGTGAAGGATCACACCGAGGGAGCCAAAGAGAACACCGGAAACTTCTTCACTTCCGCCAGAGACAAGACTTCTGAAACCGCTCAAGCCGACAAGGACAAGGTGACCGGCGCAGGCCAAGCCACCAAGGACAAGGCTTGTGAAACTACAGAAGCCGCCAAGGGGAAGGTGACCGGCGCAGGCCAAGGCACAAGGGACAAGACTTATGAGACTAAAGACGCCGCCAAGGATAAGACCTGCGGGGCAGCCCATGCCACCAGGGATCACGCGTCAGGAGCGGCGGAATCCGGCAAGGAAACAGCTGAAGCCGGCAAGGAGAAGAGTGGCAACGTCTTACAGAAGACTGGGGATAAGGTGAAGGAAGTTGCCGGCGGGACGGCGGATGCCTTCAAAAATACCTTTGGCATGGGTGGGGAGAAGAAAACCGACGAATGAAGCCATAATCGATATTAATATTAGCTATGTTGTATTTGCTTTTGGTCTGTTGGAGTCTTATTGCACGTGTTTCATctgcgtatatatatatatatatatatatatatatatatatatatatatatatatatatatatatatatatatatatatatatatatatatatatatcgtgtTATATATATGAGGAAACCTTCTCCCTTGAATTTCATTGAGGGGAGAAATTCCTTTACGTCTTTTCTATTTCTATTttgttaaaataataattatttgtgagaaatttattttatcgtatattatgtttgtttatatttataatattaacaTATCGATGTACGTGTTACGTACttgtacaatattttttataatttatttggttTATATTTAGATGAGaatcaaaaattaattataagaaatagtgagAGATTACGATAtaattttgatgaaaaacaattttggaaaatttgtATATAATGGAGGAgcaaaaataaatatacaaatTTTGATGTTTTTGGCAATTTTTATCATGTTctcaattttaattaaataaaatagataCAGGTGTGTTTTTCTCCAACACGAAATTCGTTGGAGTCATCCGGCGGATGAGtacctttttgtttttgtgtgaTTTTTAGATTGTTTGCTTATTATGATATTAATgatcaaatttatgatataataaataaaatatatttaaattcttttatcTAATAGTGAGACAAAAATTAGGGTTCTATTTCATTTTTATGTTGAATTTTGTTTCAGTCATGGTATATAGAGTaaagatttattttttataattaattttaccTTCAAAGACCGACAACATACTATTTTTGAGTTAATTcactattttaattttcaattaatgatttatcttaatttcaatattaatgtgaaattattattatttaaaagttGTAACTCATTTTCATAAATTTCTTTCAATGTGATAATAACTTCTCCAAATTAAATTGTCAATCTTTCATGTTACTTTTGTGTATTATATAAATCTTCCCGACctattttcatttttcttaaaaGACGGTGGAGAGACAAGTCATAAACCCTATATTTTATCACCACCAAATTTCCTAAGTACTATTCCAATTCATTTTATGTTGTCAATTTGCCACGGCTAATTTATTCTCTTTCATACTAATATCTACTCATTCTTTTTATTAAATTAGAGTAGTGTCACAAGGATTGAAGGACACTAAAAATAATTGTCTTTTATGTGGATACATTATCGTGTCCTTGTGGATATTTAAGGATTTCTTTGTGAAATATAATTCTTAAGCTATGCAATGAAGTTGATGATATAAGATGTTCAATAATAATTTCCACTATAGAAGTTGAGAtcaaggtaagtgggcttaaaTATGTGTTTTAAAATAATGATGTTTCTGTTTTTGAAAATTCGATCGTACACTACTCGTTTCATGTCTTTTGATTCCATATATGTTAATCCACGTGATTCGTCTATTATTCTATGAAATCTTGAAAAtgcactgttatgattcgaTCAAAAGTGACAAGGAAATTTTCGAAACATGATAAGATAAGATAATGTCCTGATGCGGTGTGTTATAACGACCGTTCATTTAGCCTTACCATTTAGAGGAGTAATAGGGAATGATCAGTAAATCATGAATAACGCCttcttttgatatgttttgatgtCTTGTTTCAAGTTCTCCTTGTCTCATGTCTTGATTCATGCTGCGATATGTTTTGCGACAAAAGTGTTTTTCCCCCAAAAGAAAAAAGATAAAGAAAGACTTAAGTTGGTTGCTGCTGCTAGGGGTGTGGTAGTCAACAGTTTGGACTTTACCAAACAACTATTTTTCTCACTCGCTGAAATCCATATGATCTTTGGTAGTTTCTGCGCAGAGAAAATAGTTAGACGATCGGGAGGAAACTTAATCAaatgttttttttgttttttttttttttatcaaactaaCCTGATATATTCTGGGAAGCTGATCTGTAAGTATTTCCGTTGTTTGGTGCCAGATGAATCCCGGTTAACTTATTGTACTAATGTGTTGATGCAGTGGAAATTTTTGGTCAGGCGTTCACTCAGCTTTTTCCAAAGACTTGTGTAAAAATACGAACAGAAAAACAATCCAGAAATCAGTATTTCTGCTATTGAGTGTTTGCCACCTCCTTAGTCCTATCAAATTGATTTTTTCATTAGATTTTTTTTCAATGATGTTTACACATTTTCCATCCAATTGcaaaaatgtttatggaatttttctTTACCAGGTTTCATCTTTGTGCTTCATTCGATATTTACTGATGATAGCATCAATCTTAGTTGAAGATTGCATAGTAAATATGAGTTTTGCcaggagagaaaaaaaaaacaaacaaatcgCACTACGAACATCTGTGCTACAAAAATCATGAATATTGCAGCTTAGTACCTTGATATCATACAGAGCACGAATTAAATTTAGATTGTTTAGATGATAAGTGCAGCATGGAAAGTGGGGATATGGCCATCCTAAAAGCTCATTGCTTCCTGCTGGAGATTAAAGAGAATGGAAAGAAGTTCGATTTTCCATCTGTATGGAGCCACCTCACGATATTGTCTCATTACTACGTTCTCTCAGGAGAAAGACTGTCACACTCATGCGTGACACAAAGATATCGACACTTGAGTTACCTTGATCAACTTTGCGAGTCATCAATTATGACATCCTCACTCGCTGCACCAGAGCAGCAAACTGAGCTTTTTTGCCAACTTTGGTGAGGATGGATCACTGAAGGGCGGGTTATCAAAAAGTCTGCATGGAGATTCACAAAATCTACACTAAAATGTTCTCTAGAAACATGTAAATTCAGTGGAAACTATTTCGAGTTAAGGAAGTATTCTAGGTTTGAACACCTGGTCCAATTAGTAGAATTGGATGATGATGGAGCATCACAGAGACATTGCTTTGCACAACTCTCAAATTTTTAGGATGACAATGATGGATGTCCTATATATCTTGGATGAATTGTGGGTAGATGATTTTGAGAGTGATGGGAGGTTTTTTAACTTCTTGATGCCTGAGATTTAGGACGAATGGATTGGCTACATGTTAAGAATTGGTGGGCTCTTGCTGTTGTGTTGCATTAATTTGTCAAGAAGTATTGACAGATCCAGAGGACATCGACAACAAAGCCACGTAATCAAGGAGAAATGTGTTGCCAAATCCAACATCAATATCGAAAATGATCAAGCAATTTCAACCTCAGGATGAAGTTATCAGAGGCAGAATGGCATGACAATTACAAGATCTATATGAAGTATTGCAGGAATAATGGTCGACCATATCAAAGTTAAGTTTAAGATCCAGATATAAATTTTATGGTTTTTTAGTGCGTGAAGCTTTTATATGCTGCGTAAAATGTTGTCAACACAAGGAAGGAAAGAAAATATGCATatacatccataaaaatatgcCAAATTGATTACAGAAACAACACACTATCACCAACAAAATACCCAATCCAAATCATACGTTAGTAGTTTACAAGAGCGACAACTCAAAACTTTATTTAAAGAGTCAAAACTGTAATGGATTAATATCAACTTCTATCACTCTGCAAGCCAATCTGTCCCTTGTTATTGCCTCTCACCAACTTTTCTTGTGCTGAAAAGCATGTTCGTAGTTCGAATCCTAAAGTCCCAACCTTGTGTGTAACCAACTGCTGACCTCATCCATCTCCTTAGGCACAGTATAATGACCGATCCTAAACAGCAATCAAACTAAATATAGTTAAATGTTGCTAAGATAACTGAGTATAAGTCTAGAAGAAGAAAGTCTCTGATACCCGTCATATGATTTATATACTAGATTTCGAAATCCAGCTTGGCTTAATGTATGATAGGACCTCTCGCCATATTTGTGAGGAACCACTTCATCACCTGTCCAAGAATCCAATGAGGTTAATGTGCTTATTTCTGAGATTGTCTGTTGATATACAACAAAGTTGTGTGATTCGATGTTATGCCATACAGGTTCTGTACCGGACAAGCTTACACGGACACAAGATCATACATAAGATTGTGTGCAAAATGTGTAAGATATTGGGAAACATTGACCATGTTTGGCATGGGATCTAACAAATGTtgtgaaattttaaattcttttgaCGAAAAACAAGACATACAAAGTCCATGGGAGAGCAATATTGGCAGATATGAAGCACGTCTTGCGGCTTCATGGGACCCCTCAATCTTATGTCTCACACTCCTGCAACAACAAAAGACCCGAGATTTTGATCACGAACGAGGCCAAGAAGATACAGAGATTCGAGTGTGTGGCCTGCTTTTTGAACTTTAGTGTGTGATATGTGATAATGGTGAATGTGCTTTGCTTATATATCTGATatgagatttaaaatttatatgatTGAGGAGAAGCAAAGCAGAAACACACCTAGCACAGGGAAGCCAACCGCTCAGACCAACAACAGCCCTGAGGTTGACCGGGTACGGGCTGCCATTTCCATATTTTCCTTGTGCAAAACAAGTAGCAGAATAGAGAGCAGTTGCAGCACCCATACTAAATCCCCCAATACCAAGTTTAA includes the following:
- the LOC140819919 gene encoding uncharacterized protein isoform X4, giving the protein MSHSNSSVGSGSRTARKTFEFGRTYVVRPKGKHQATIIWLHGLGDNGSSWSQQLENLPLPNIKWICPTAPTRPVAILGGFPCTAWFDVGELSEDGPDDFEGLDASAAHIANLLSTEPADIKLGIGGFSMGAATALYSATCFAQGKYGNGSPYPVNLRAVVGLSGWLPCARSVRHKIEGSHEAARRASYLPILLSHGLCDEVVPHKYGERSYHTLSQAGFRNLVYKSYDGIGHYTVPKEMDEVSSWLHTRLGL
- the LOC140819785 gene encoding uncharacterized protein isoform X2, with product MASNDQISYKAGETKGHAQEKIGHGVDAVKDHTEGAKENTGNFFTSARDKTSETAQADKDKVTGAGQATKDKACETTEAAKGKVTGAGQGTRDKTYETKDAAKDKTCGAAHATRDHASGAAESGKETAEAGKEKSGNVLQKTADAFKNTFGMGGEKKTDE
- the LOC140819785 gene encoding uncharacterized protein isoform X1, producing MASNDQISYKAGETKGHAQEKIGHGVDAVKDHTEGAKENTGNFFTSARDKTSETAQADKDKVTGAGQATKDKACETTEAAKGKVTGAGQGTRDKTYETKDAAKDKTCGAAHATRDHASGAAESGKETAEAGKEKSGNVLQKTGDKVKEVAGGTADAFKNTFGMGGEKKTDE